One genomic window of Sodaliphilus pleomorphus includes the following:
- a CDS encoding M50 family metallopeptidase, which produces MRILFILLILTIVVLVHEIGHYVVARALGCRVSKIQIFFGKIFSIKPNPRPDGRPSWRDTEYAIGWLPLGGVTVYEDQPLPYEHVDEQGNKIMVTPPGRSWYYSNKPAWARLLIAIAGVSFNLLTAVAILAAIVFTTDYEITPYVANRDGMYFSSLAQLAGFRNGDIPLRADNRPLHYLTDDEINEMLNAKTVTVLRNHTDTLDISIPASLKSVYKSSRRDPNAYFMVYQSKAGSQQPVVHVTITARQSARLIADMVINQVKGVVYSMAGAMGLKARYTIPFSHDSYRVCVLSSMHAHPFLTTLASFSIGLFVLNLIPIYPLDGGAAAFCIYEMVAHRRPSRRFQNIVGMIGTIVIIIIFWILPLIV; this is translated from the coding sequence ATGAGAATACTCTTCATCCTGCTGATATTGACCATTGTTGTGCTCGTTCATGAAATCGGGCACTATGTGGTGGCTCGTGCTTTGGGGTGCAGGGTGAGCAAGATACAAATTTTTTTTGGCAAGATTTTTTCGATTAAGCCCAATCCCCGCCCCGACGGCCGACCGTCGTGGCGCGACACCGAGTATGCCATTGGTTGGCTCCCCCTTGGTGGGGTCACCGTCTATGAGGATCAGCCGTTGCCCTATGAGCATGTCGATGAGCAAGGCAACAAGATTATGGTTACACCGCCCGGCCGCAGTTGGTATTATAGCAACAAGCCTGCTTGGGCAAGGTTGCTCATTGCCATAGCAGGAGTTTCCTTCAATCTGCTCACTGCTGTTGCGATTCTGGCTGCAATCGTTTTCACCACCGATTATGAAATTACTCCCTATGTTGCCAACCGCGACGGGATGTACTTCAGCTCGCTTGCTCAACTTGCAGGTTTTAGAAATGGCGACATTCCCCTCAGGGCCGACAACCGCCCACTGCATTATCTCACCGACGATGAGATCAATGAGATGCTCAACGCCAAAACAGTAACAGTATTGAGAAATCACACCGACACTCTCGACATATCCATCCCTGCTTCTTTGAAAAGTGTCTATAAGAGTAGCCGCCGCGACCCTAATGCCTATTTCATGGTTTACCAGTCCAAAGCCGGCTCGCAACAACCCGTTGTGCATGTGACCATAACCGCCCGTCAGTCGGCAAGGCTCATTGCCGACATGGTCATCAACCAGGTTAAGGGTGTGGTCTATAGCATGGCTGGTGCGATGGGGCTTAAAGCCCGGTACACGATTCCGTTTTCTCACGACAGCTACCGCGTGTGTGTGCTCAGCAGCATGCACGCCCACCCGTTTCTCACCACTCTGGCATCTTTCTCCATAGGATTGTTTGTGCTCAACCTTATCCCTATATATCCACTTGATGGGGGAGCGGCGGCCTTTTGCATCTATGAGATGGTTGCTCACCGCCGGCC
- the recQ gene encoding DNA helicase RecQ, translating into MTDKKKITTVLKRYFGFDTFKGNQEEIILNLLNENDTFVLMPTGGGKSLCYQLPSLLMEGTAIVISPLIALMKNQVDAMRMHSEDDGIAHFLNSSLNKMEINRVKEDILAGKTKLLYVAPESLTKEENIEFLKGVKISFYAIDEAHCISEWGHDFRPEYRRIRPIINEICRRPVIALTATATPKVQHDIMKNLDIQNAQVFKSSFNRPNLYYEVRPKMADVDKEIIRYIKSMEGKSGIIYCLSRKEVEDLAKTLQVNNIKAKPYHAGMDSATRSATQDAFLKDEIDVIVATIAFGMGIDKPDVRFVIHYDIPKSLEGYYQETGRAGRDGGEGQCITFYAQKDLIKLQKFMQGKPVNEQEIGKQLLQETAAYAESSVCRRKSLLHYFGEEYTEDNCGNCDNCLHPRKRIEATDELCALIETILALREKFKANYVIKVMLGEPTTEIKSYQHDKIEEFGCEKQHDAKFLNAIINQAVIAGYVVRDIENYGLLKITDQGRKFLQHPTPFTMVEDRDFSDTSEVEMHSGAAGALDQELYSILRDLRKKIARQNELPPYVIFQDPSLEAMSTTYPVTLEELQTIPGVGQGKAKRYGKEFVEVIKKYVDENEIERPEDLRVRTVPNKSRFKIDIIQNIDRKTDLDALAQAKGLDFDELLDEIESIVYSGTKINIDYYLEENMDEDHMWDIFDYFKESDTDKISIAEKELGPDYTEEEIRLVRIKFISEMGN; encoded by the coding sequence ATGACTGACAAGAAAAAAATTACGACAGTACTGAAAAGATACTTCGGTTTTGATACTTTCAAGGGCAACCAGGAAGAGATTATCTTAAATCTCCTGAACGAGAACGACACTTTCGTGCTTATGCCTACGGGAGGGGGTAAGTCGTTGTGCTACCAATTGCCGTCATTGCTAATGGAGGGCACGGCCATCGTTATCTCGCCGCTCATCGCCTTGATGAAGAACCAGGTCGATGCAATGCGCATGCACAGTGAAGACGACGGGATTGCTCACTTCTTGAACTCGTCGCTCAACAAGATGGAAATCAACAGGGTGAAAGAGGATATCCTCGCAGGCAAGACCAAATTGCTCTATGTGGCGCCCGAGTCGCTCACCAAAGAAGAAAATATCGAGTTTCTCAAGGGTGTGAAGATATCGTTCTATGCTATCGACGAGGCCCATTGCATTTCGGAATGGGGACACGACTTCCGCCCTGAGTACCGTCGCATCAGGCCCATCATCAATGAGATTTGTCGTCGTCCTGTCATTGCTTTGACTGCAACAGCCACGCCCAAGGTTCAGCACGACATCATGAAGAACCTTGATATACAGAACGCGCAGGTTTTCAAGTCATCGTTCAACCGCCCCAACCTTTACTACGAGGTGCGTCCCAAGATGGCCGATGTCGACAAGGAAATCATACGCTATATCAAGTCGATGGAAGGTAAATCGGGCATCATCTACTGCCTGAGTCGCAAAGAGGTTGAAGACTTGGCCAAAACGTTGCAGGTCAACAATATAAAAGCCAAACCCTATCATGCAGGCATGGATAGTGCCACGCGAAGTGCCACCCAAGACGCCTTCCTGAAAGACGAAATCGACGTGATCGTGGCCACTATTGCCTTTGGCATGGGTATCGACAAGCCCGACGTGAGATTTGTGATACACTACGACATTCCCAAGAGTCTTGAGGGGTATTACCAGGAGACTGGCCGTGCTGGCCGCGACGGTGGAGAGGGACAATGCATCACCTTCTATGCCCAGAAGGACTTGATCAAGTTGCAGAAGTTCATGCAGGGCAAGCCTGTTAATGAGCAGGAAATAGGCAAGCAGCTTCTTCAGGAAACTGCGGCCTATGCCGAGTCGTCGGTGTGCCGTCGCAAGTCGTTGCTGCATTATTTCGGCGAGGAGTATACCGAGGATAATTGCGGCAACTGCGACAACTGCCTGCATCCACGCAAGCGCATCGAGGCTACCGACGAGCTGTGCGCTTTGATCGAAACAATCTTGGCGCTTAGGGAAAAGTTCAAGGCCAATTATGTTATCAAGGTCATGCTTGGTGAACCCACCACCGAGATTAAGTCGTATCAGCACGACAAAATCGAAGAGTTCGGGTGCGAGAAGCAGCACGATGCCAAGTTTCTCAATGCTATTATCAATCAAGCAGTGATTGCTGGATATGTGGTTCGCGATATCGAGAACTACGGTTTGCTCAAAATCACCGACCAGGGAAGAAAATTCTTGCAGCATCCCACACCGTTCACCATGGTCGAGGACCGTGATTTCAGCGACACCAGCGAAGTCGAGATGCACAGTGGCGCGGCAGGTGCTCTCGACCAGGAACTATATAGCATCCTTCGCGATTTGCGCAAGAAAATCGCCCGGCAAAACGAGCTGCCGCCCTATGTGATATTCCAAGACCCGTCGCTCGAAGCCATGTCGACGACCTATCCTGTGACGCTTGAAGAGTTGCAAACCATTCCTGGCGTGGGGCAAGGCAAGGCAAAGCGCTATGGCAAGGAGTTTGTTGAAGTCATCAAGAAGTATGTCGACGAGAACGAGATTGAGCGCCCCGAGGATCTGAGGGTTCGCACGGTGCCCAACAAGAGCCGCTTCAAGATCGACATCATTCAGAACATTGACCGCAAGACCGACCTCGATGCACTTGCTCAAGCCAAAGGGTTGGATTTTGACGAACTGCTGGATGAAATTGAGTCGATTGTATATTCTGGCACCAAGATCAACATCGACTACTATCTTGAGGAGAACATGGACGAAGATCACATGTGGGATATCTTTGACTATTTCAAAGAAAGTGATACCGACAAAATCTCGATAGCCGAGAAAGAACTCGGCCCCGACTATACCGAAGAGGAGATACGCCTTGTGCGCATCAAGTTTATAAGTGAGATGGGAAACTAA
- the clpX gene encoding ATP-dependent Clp protease ATP-binding subunit ClpX, protein MAKKETMRCSICGRSEREVQLLMPGLNGCICNECAERANELAKEYLGKMAEASVPELDISSLPKPEQIKEYLDEYVIGQDEAKKYLSVAVYNHYKRLVQKKTDDDVEIEKSNIIMVGPTGTGKTLLARTIAKLLKVPFAIVDATVLTQAGYVGEDIESLLTRLLQACDYNVKEAERGIVFIDEIDKIARKGDNPSITRDVSGEGVQQGLLKLLEGSIVNVPPQGGRKHPEQKMIPVDTKNILFICGGAFEGIERKIAQRLNTHVVGYGANSKVRRVEQEKLLHFVAPQDLRSYGLIPEIIGRLPILTNLEPLDRDALLRILTEPKNAIVKQYQKLFAMDGIDLQVPREVLEYVVDKAIEYKLGARGLRSIFETIMIDAMYKAPSSRKKKFTVTLDYAKQELEKSSLEYLKDAS, encoded by the coding sequence ATGGCGAAAAAAGAAACTATGAGGTGCAGCATCTGCGGCCGCAGCGAGCGTGAGGTGCAACTGCTCATGCCCGGCCTTAACGGATGCATATGCAACGAGTGTGCCGAGCGTGCCAACGAGCTTGCCAAGGAGTATCTGGGCAAGATGGCCGAGGCGTCGGTGCCTGAGCTGGATATCAGCTCATTGCCTAAACCCGAGCAGATAAAGGAATATCTTGACGAGTATGTGATAGGGCAGGACGAGGCCAAGAAGTACCTCTCGGTTGCCGTCTACAACCACTACAAGCGTCTTGTGCAGAAGAAAACCGACGATGATGTAGAAATCGAAAAGTCCAACATCATCATGGTAGGCCCCACCGGCACAGGAAAGACACTGCTGGCCAGGACAATTGCCAAGCTCTTGAAAGTGCCTTTCGCTATTGTCGATGCCACAGTGCTCACGCAGGCGGGCTATGTGGGCGAGGATATCGAGTCGCTCCTCACAAGGCTGCTTCAGGCTTGTGACTACAATGTGAAAGAGGCCGAGCGAGGCATCGTCTTTATCGACGAAATCGACAAAATCGCCCGCAAGGGCGACAACCCGTCGATCACCCGCGACGTGAGCGGCGAGGGCGTGCAGCAGGGCTTGCTCAAGCTGCTCGAGGGTTCGATTGTGAACGTGCCCCCTCAAGGCGGCCGCAAGCATCCAGAGCAGAAAATGATCCCCGTCGACACCAAGAACATTTTGTTTATATGCGGCGGAGCCTTTGAGGGCATAGAGCGCAAGATTGCCCAGCGCCTCAACACCCATGTTGTGGGCTATGGCGCCAACAGCAAGGTGAGGCGTGTCGAGCAAGAGAAGCTGCTGCATTTTGTGGCACCTCAAGACTTGAGATCCTATGGCCTGATTCCTGAAATCATAGGCCGATTGCCCATTCTCACCAACCTTGAGCCACTCGACCGCGATGCGCTGCTGCGCATTCTCACCGAGCCCAAAAACGCTATTGTCAAGCAGTATCAAAAGCTGTTTGCCATGGACGGTATCGACCTGCAGGTGCCTCGCGAGGTGCTGGAATATGTCGTCGACAAGGCCATCGAGTACAAGCTGGGGGCACGGGGACTTCGGTCGATATTTGAGACCATCATGATCGACGCCATGTACAAGGCCCCGTCATCGCGAAAGAAAAAATTCACAGTTACACTCGACTATGCCAAGCAAGAACTCGAGAAATCCAGCTTAGAATACTTGAAAGACGCGAGCTGA
- the clpP gene encoding ATP-dependent Clp endopeptidase proteolytic subunit ClpP, whose protein sequence is MNNDFRNYAVHHLGMNGLALDEYTSQVSDSYISPTIIEERKLNVAQMDVFSRLMMDRIIFLGTQVDDYTANVIQAQLLYLDSADPGKDVSIYVNSPGGSVYAGLGIYDTMQYIQSDVSTICTGMAASMAAVLLVAGQKGKRFALKHSRVMIHQPMGGIQGQASDIEITSREILKLKKELYTIISEHSGQPYDKVYADSDRDYWMTSDEALKYGMIDKVLEKAK, encoded by the coding sequence ATGAACAACGATTTCAGAAATTATGCCGTTCATCATCTTGGAATGAACGGTCTTGCACTCGACGAGTACACAAGTCAAGTGAGCGACAGTTATATCAGTCCCACAATCATCGAGGAGCGCAAGCTCAATGTGGCTCAGATGGATGTGTTTTCACGCCTCATGATGGACCGCATCATATTCTTAGGCACCCAAGTCGACGACTATACAGCCAATGTGATTCAAGCCCAGCTGCTTTATCTCGACTCGGCCGACCCGGGCAAGGATGTCTCGATCTATGTGAATTCTCCTGGCGGATCGGTCTATGCCGGACTGGGCATATACGACACCATGCAATATATTCAAAGCGATGTGTCGACCATTTGCACCGGCATGGCAGCATCGATGGCTGCAGTGCTGTTGGTTGCAGGCCAGAAGGGCAAGCGCTTTGCTCTCAAGCACTCTCGCGTGATGATACATCAGCCCATGGGCGGCATTCAAGGCCAGGCCTCGGACATTGAAATCACCTCGCGCGAAATCCTTAAGCTCAAGAAGGAGCTGTACACCATCATCAGCGAGCACTCGGGGCAGCCTTATGACAAGGTGTATGCCGACAGCGACCGCGACTACTGGATGACGTCGGACGAGGCATTGAAGTATGGCATGATCGACAAGGTTCTTGAAAAGGCAAAGTAA
- the tig gene encoding trigger factor, translating into MNVTLDKIDNVNATLTISFTEDDYQNDVKKELNEIGRTRPIKGFRLGHVPFGMLKKFYGDQVMANVIDKKLSKALTDYIVSNKIDILGEPMVSNDTKVDLKKDKEFSFKFDLGLAPEFELKLDKRVKIPYYNIEVSQDMLDKQNEAYRKRFGKQVPGEVSNEESVLRGSLAELNPDGTVKEDGIKVEKAVVSPRYFKDEEEKKKFVGKKVGEEVVYNPYKAVDGNVNELAATLNLDTKDAEVKSDFKFTITEILVDELAEMNQEFFDNVLGKDVAKDEKEYTEKVKEMIANQLKNDSNYRFTLDAERVLRKKVGELELPEAFLKRFLLAQNKDADEKKIEEEWPTAKKQLEWQLIKEKVARNYDVKVENEDKLRLARFYAAQQFAQYGMGNLPDDVIDKYAHQLLEKPEYSNDITNRAMEDKVFAAVKNAVGIDEKNVTAEEFNKLFEADKK; encoded by the coding sequence ATGAACGTAACACTTGACAAAATTGATAATGTGAACGCAACGCTCACAATATCATTTACTGAAGATGACTATCAAAACGACGTTAAAAAGGAACTGAACGAAATTGGGCGCACTCGTCCTATCAAGGGTTTCCGCCTGGGCCATGTTCCCTTTGGCATGCTGAAGAAATTCTACGGAGACCAGGTGATGGCCAACGTTATAGATAAAAAGTTGAGCAAAGCTCTCACCGACTACATCGTGAGCAACAAGATCGATATCCTGGGTGAGCCCATGGTGAGCAACGACACCAAGGTTGACTTGAAAAAAGACAAGGAGTTTTCTTTCAAGTTTGATCTCGGCCTGGCTCCGGAATTTGAATTGAAACTCGACAAGCGTGTTAAGATTCCCTACTATAACATCGAGGTGAGCCAGGACATGCTCGACAAGCAGAACGAGGCCTATCGCAAGCGCTTCGGCAAGCAAGTGCCTGGTGAGGTGTCCAACGAGGAGTCGGTGTTAAGAGGCTCGCTGGCCGAGCTCAATCCCGACGGCACCGTGAAAGAAGATGGCATCAAGGTTGAAAAAGCCGTTGTCTCGCCTCGCTACTTTAAGGATGAGGAAGAAAAGAAGAAATTTGTGGGCAAGAAAGTGGGCGAGGAGGTTGTCTACAATCCCTACAAAGCCGTTGATGGTAACGTGAACGAGCTGGCCGCTACGCTCAACCTCGACACCAAAGACGCCGAGGTGAAGAGCGACTTCAAGTTCACAATCACCGAGATTCTCGTCGATGAGCTTGCCGAGATGAATCAGGAATTCTTCGACAACGTTCTGGGCAAGGACGTAGCCAAAGATGAAAAAGAGTATACCGAGAAGGTGAAAGAGATGATTGCCAATCAGTTGAAAAACGACAGCAACTATCGCTTCACTCTTGATGCCGAGCGCGTGTTGCGCAAGAAAGTGGGCGAGCTTGAGTTGCCCGAGGCTTTCTTGAAACGCTTCCTGCTTGCGCAAAACAAGGACGCCGACGAGAAGAAGATTGAAGAAGAGTGGCCCACTGCCAAGAAGCAGCTTGAGTGGCAGCTCATCAAGGAGAAAGTGGCTCGCAACTATGATGTGAAGGTGGAGAACGAAGACAAGCTGCGCCTTGCACGCTTCTATGCCGCACAGCAGTTTGCTCAATATGGCATGGGCAACCTCCCCGACGATGTCATCGACAAGTATGCTCATCAGCTGCTTGAGAAGCCTGAATACAGCAACGACATCACCAACCGCGCTATGGAGGACAAAGTGTTTGCTGCCGTAAAGAATGCTGTGGGCATCGACGAGAAGAATGTCACTGCCGAAGAGTTCAACAAGCTCTTTGAGGCCGACAAGAAATAA
- a CDS encoding KUP/HAK/KT family potassium transporter: MTSKIVSSGKTSHRLSVMGLLVTLGIVYGDIGTSPLYVMRAIVGATSAVTSDYIIGAVSCIIWTLTFQTTLKYVVLALRADNNGEGGILALYALVRKHGSAWLYLLAIIGASTLVADGVITPSITVLSAIEGLRTYEPSTPVIPIAIAILTVLFFIQQYGTSAIGKLFGPLMLLWFSMIGILGLTHVSDSWVILKAFNPWYAVHLLATSPEWFLILGAVFLCTTGAEALYSDLGHCGKHNIRVSWAFVKTMLICNYLGQGAWIIAHAGQFAPGTNPFYAIMPHAFLPVGITMATIAAIVASQALISGSFTIFSEAMNLHFWPRQHIKYPTDIKGQLYIPFINISLYVLCIIVILFFQTSSNMEAAYGLAITVTMLMTTLLLGCYLKQNKMPWSMVIPVIGFFVVLEGIFFVANLAKFMHGGWVTMLLAGTICLVMYVWFNVDKIRNTFVERRDIRKYYDVLSDIKSDSSISKFATNIVYMSRFCGKYDVEQKVLYSIINKHPMRADHYILLHTDYEDTPNERSYDFYELIPGTLYRINLHLGFRVQPYVNLYLRQVIEDQVGNGKFALESGYDSLRRHHVAGNFIFVFIKRVYAEFNVFTPKARFIMTIYNLVHHLKQSAPKAMGLSTSNVFVEIVPLVVRTRKIERVTQNPQACPTDK, translated from the coding sequence ATGACTTCAAAGATAGTTTCTTCGGGAAAGACGTCCCATCGACTCAGTGTGATGGGATTGTTAGTGACTTTAGGCATCGTTTATGGCGACATAGGAACGTCACCACTCTATGTGATGAGAGCAATAGTCGGTGCCACCTCCGCTGTGACTTCCGACTACATTATAGGCGCGGTGTCGTGTATCATCTGGACACTCACTTTCCAGACAACATTAAAATACGTTGTACTGGCACTGCGAGCAGACAACAACGGAGAGGGTGGCATCCTGGCACTCTATGCCTTGGTGAGGAAGCATGGCAGTGCATGGCTCTATCTCCTTGCCATCATCGGGGCGAGCACCCTCGTTGCCGACGGAGTGATTACGCCATCCATCACGGTCCTTTCAGCCATAGAGGGTCTGCGCACTTACGAGCCTTCCACACCTGTCATCCCTATTGCCATAGCCATCCTCACGGTGCTGTTCTTCATCCAGCAGTATGGTACCAGTGCCATTGGCAAGCTTTTCGGACCATTGATGTTGTTATGGTTCTCTATGATTGGCATATTGGGACTTACGCATGTGAGTGACAGCTGGGTGATACTCAAGGCTTTCAATCCTTGGTATGCCGTACACCTCTTAGCCACCAGCCCGGAGTGGTTTCTCATTCTGGGTGCCGTGTTTCTCTGTACGACCGGTGCCGAGGCACTCTATTCCGATTTGGGGCATTGTGGCAAGCATAACATCCGAGTGAGCTGGGCCTTTGTCAAGACTATGCTCATCTGCAACTATCTCGGTCAGGGTGCGTGGATCATCGCCCATGCCGGACAGTTTGCTCCCGGCACGAATCCTTTCTATGCCATTATGCCGCATGCTTTCCTACCCGTGGGTATCACAATGGCTACAATTGCGGCTATCGTGGCCAGTCAGGCATTGATCAGCGGGTCGTTTACTATCTTTAGTGAGGCGATGAACCTCCATTTCTGGCCGCGGCAGCACATCAAGTATCCTACCGATATCAAAGGACAGTTGTACATACCGTTTATCAATATCAGCCTTTACGTGCTGTGCATCATAGTCATCCTGTTTTTCCAGACTTCCAGCAATATGGAAGCAGCCTACGGACTGGCTATCACGGTGACGATGCTGATGACAACCTTACTATTAGGCTGCTATCTTAAACAAAACAAAATGCCGTGGAGCATGGTGATTCCTGTCATCGGCTTCTTTGTAGTCTTAGAGGGCATTTTCTTTGTTGCCAACTTAGCTAAGTTCATGCACGGCGGCTGGGTAACCATGCTACTGGCCGGAACCATCTGTCTGGTGATGTACGTGTGGTTCAACGTCGACAAGATTAGAAACACCTTTGTGGAACGTCGCGACATCAGAAAGTACTATGATGTGCTGTCGGATATCAAGTCCGATAGCTCTATTTCCAAGTTTGCCACCAACATCGTGTATATGAGCCGGTTCTGTGGTAAATACGATGTGGAGCAGAAGGTGCTCTACTCCATCATCAACAAGCATCCCATGCGTGCCGACCACTATATCTTACTGCATACCGATTACGAAGACACGCCCAATGAGCGCAGCTATGACTTCTACGAACTGATACCGGGCACTCTCTACCGTATCAATCTCCACTTAGGCTTCCGCGTGCAACCCTATGTCAACCTCTATCTCCGACAGGTCATTGAGGACCAGGTTGGAAATGGCAAGTTTGCACTTGAGAGCGGCTACGACTCCTTGCGCCGCCATCATGTGGCGGGTAACTTCATCTTTGTATTTATCAAGCGAGTATATGCTGAGTTCAACGTGTTCACCCCCAAGGCACGTTTCATCATGACCATATATAATCTTGTGCACCATCTCAAGCAAAGCGCTCCTAAGGCAATGGGCCTGAGCACAAGCAACGTCTTTGTGGAGATAGTACCGCTCGTGGTCCGGACAAGAAAGATAGAACGGGTGACACAAAATCCCCAAGCTTGCCCGACGGACAAATAG